The following are from one region of the Paenibacillus sp. KS-LC4 genome:
- a CDS encoding serine/threonine-protein kinase: MERNEVICEEVHELPLWEAGSIIAERYAVIRVLGKGGMGIVYAVEDRKLQGKLRAIKITPLSVAEGVEKAHCVTAEAGMLVRLNHPNLPHIVDAFPIHKHSVYAVVMDFIHGETLAVQFQKRQGQMLLLEVVQLGLQLCSALNYLHRQWPQIIHRDVKPSNVMLEGGGGHLRLIDFGIARQVRARGGQDTQKLGTPGFAAPEQYQGSSQSDSRTDVYGLGALLYYLASGGELYQPQPVVPRLESHFQWKGQMNTAGSLMLANVLSGMLAYQLVERTANMEQVERELLAIVQIAGGDHVRPTFGCPSSQGHVKAAANGVTIALMSLSPGAGATFAAITLAKLLGQRGVSCIAAEFPSNPSEWHALLPSQYANGRLAFGNYWTWQEGAIQWLAQKPVRIEPEVYDLEKWELFMNRQHHGVKIVDFSSFNEHTAGEWLSRCQLLCIVADPFPAKWQQPQLRRLQTLQQKLKAQDGRFLWLANKDNRFMEREQWLQLLPERPIAVLPMLPAAEWLNGLWSGKWVTEDKRLGKSMKQAFNPLLEFIGQMVKKRNGK, encoded by the coding sequence ATGGAAAGAAACGAAGTAATCTGTGAAGAAGTGCATGAACTCCCGCTTTGGGAGGCGGGTTCAATAATAGCAGAGCGCTATGCCGTTATTCGGGTGCTGGGCAAGGGTGGAATGGGCATCGTATATGCGGTGGAAGACCGCAAGCTCCAAGGCAAGCTGCGGGCAATTAAAATTACTCCGTTATCGGTAGCGGAGGGAGTGGAGAAAGCTCATTGCGTTACCGCGGAGGCGGGCATGCTGGTGCGGTTAAATCATCCGAACCTTCCTCATATTGTGGATGCTTTTCCGATACATAAACATTCTGTTTATGCGGTTGTGATGGACTTCATTCATGGAGAAACGCTTGCGGTACAATTTCAAAAACGACAGGGTCAAATGCTGCTGCTCGAAGTGGTTCAGCTTGGGCTCCAGCTGTGTTCGGCACTTAACTATTTGCACCGTCAATGGCCGCAAATCATTCATCGGGATGTAAAACCGTCCAATGTCATGCTGGAGGGCGGGGGCGGTCACTTACGTCTAATTGATTTTGGCATTGCAAGGCAGGTTAGAGCAAGGGGAGGACAAGATACACAAAAGCTTGGTACACCAGGCTTTGCAGCTCCTGAACAGTATCAAGGCAGCAGCCAAAGTGATTCCCGAACGGATGTATATGGACTTGGAGCACTGCTTTATTATTTGGCAAGCGGGGGTGAGCTGTATCAGCCCCAGCCCGTTGTTCCACGGCTAGAGTCTCATTTTCAATGGAAGGGTCAAATGAATACAGCGGGCTCTCTTATGTTGGCTAATGTGCTTAGCGGAATGCTCGCCTATCAACTCGTGGAACGCACCGCAAATATGGAGCAAGTTGAGCGCGAGCTGCTGGCAATCGTTCAAATCGCGGGTGGCGATCATGTCAGGCCGACATTCGGCTGCCCCAGTAGTCAAGGTCACGTTAAAGCAGCTGCAAATGGCGTAACGATTGCCCTAATGTCATTGTCACCCGGAGCTGGAGCGACTTTTGCCGCTATTACGTTAGCCAAGCTGCTTGGACAAAGGGGAGTAAGCTGCATTGCAGCCGAATTTCCAAGCAATCCGTCGGAATGGCATGCACTCCTGCCCTCTCAATATGCTAACGGAAGGCTCGCATTCGGAAATTATTGGACTTGGCAGGAAGGCGCTATTCAATGGCTTGCCCAAAAGCCAGTCCGTATTGAGCCAGAAGTATACGACTTGGAAAAATGGGAGCTTTTTATGAATCGGCAGCATCACGGAGTGAAAATCGTCGATTTTTCAAGCTTCAATGAGCATACAGCAGGCGAGTGGCTGTCTCGGTGTCAACTGCTTTGTATTGTGGCCGATCCTTTTCCGGCAAAATGGCAGCAGCCCCAGCTGCGCCGTCTCCAAACGCTCCAGCAGAAGCTCAAGGCTCAGGATGGGCGTTTCTTATGGCTGGCGAATAAGGATAACCGCTTCATGGAACGAGAGCAGTGGCTGCAATTACTGCCAGAGCGGCCAATAGCAGTGCTGCCTATGCTGCCAGCAGCTGAATGGCTTAATGGGCTTTGGAGCGGCAAATGGGTGACGGAAGACAAACGGCTTGGCAAGTCTATGAAGCAGGCATTTAATCCGCTGCTTGAGTTCATTGGCCAAATGGTGAAAAAGCGTAACGGGAAATGA
- a CDS encoding extracellular solute-binding protein, whose product MNFVKRQIHHCAKSFLTAFVCGAAVVMVSCQQLDESAAAQSKEAPLALTWTAVQYTDSPPSDVVLEHIEEATGTKLSIIWVADAMKEDKLNIALASDALTKIVTIQDIRNSAFLSAVRAGAFWEIGPYLSQFSNLHAMDKTILQNTSIDNKIYGIYRERDLSRQGIIYRKDWLDQLKLEAPTDLESLYKMMEAFTKNDPDGNGINDTYGLTDRNDLKFGAFQTLASYFGAPNDWGWMGGELRPAFMFSAYKDTMKFMRELYEGKLMNEQFAVTSKQQQWEEFTKGRAGVYIGNMDDGRNLYKSLIQSNPKAEIDLVNRINGPDGKPHVWSQAGHNGIFVFPKSQVKTEAELLRILEFFNRLADPELIYMLNYGVEGIHYKLENGDMVELLSNESERWEQEVRPLISLMGVRALAIRPQGDPLREKSDRLTEDNRSFLVVNPAASLDSPTANERGGELNIIIQNATNSFILGLLDEQGFDKEVERWKQLGGDQIIQEINAGYAGRL is encoded by the coding sequence ATGAATTTTGTGAAGAGACAGATCCATCACTGCGCAAAATCGTTTTTAACGGCCTTCGTATGCGGAGCAGCTGTAGTAATGGTTTCCTGCCAACAGCTAGATGAGAGTGCGGCCGCCCAGAGCAAGGAAGCTCCGCTTGCTTTAACGTGGACAGCCGTTCAATATACGGACAGCCCGCCATCCGATGTTGTGCTGGAGCATATTGAGGAAGCGACGGGCACGAAGCTATCCATTATTTGGGTTGCTGATGCGATGAAGGAGGATAAGCTGAACATTGCGCTTGCTTCAGATGCGCTTACCAAAATTGTCACGATTCAGGATATTCGGAATTCGGCTTTTTTGAGCGCGGTGCGTGCCGGTGCTTTTTGGGAAATTGGTCCCTATTTATCCCAATTTTCAAATTTGCACGCAATGGACAAAACGATATTGCAAAATACATCAATTGACAACAAAATATATGGCATCTATCGGGAGCGAGACTTATCCCGTCAGGGTATCATCTACCGCAAGGATTGGCTTGACCAGCTGAAGCTGGAAGCTCCAACGGATCTGGAAAGCCTTTATAAAATGATGGAGGCGTTCACGAAAAATGATCCTGATGGCAATGGCATAAATGATACCTACGGCCTAACGGATCGCAATGATTTGAAGTTTGGCGCTTTTCAAACGCTGGCCTCTTATTTTGGCGCACCTAATGATTGGGGCTGGATGGGGGGAGAGCTGCGGCCTGCATTTATGTTCAGCGCTTATAAAGATACGATGAAATTTATGCGGGAGCTGTATGAAGGCAAATTGATGAATGAGCAGTTTGCGGTGACGAGCAAGCAGCAGCAATGGGAGGAATTTACCAAGGGGCGTGCGGGTGTTTATATAGGAAACATGGATGATGGACGTAATTTATATAAGTCGCTTATTCAAAGCAATCCCAAAGCAGAAATTGATTTGGTGAACCGGATCAACGGGCCTGACGGCAAGCCGCATGTATGGTCGCAGGCGGGACATAACGGCATATTCGTATTCCCAAAATCACAGGTGAAAACCGAGGCTGAGCTGCTGCGCATTCTTGAATTTTTTAACCGACTTGCTGACCCAGAGCTCATCTATATGCTGAATTATGGCGTTGAAGGCATTCACTATAAGCTGGAAAATGGTGATATGGTAGAGCTGCTCTCCAATGAAAGCGAGCGATGGGAGCAGGAGGTACGGCCGCTTATTTCACTGATGGGGGTCAGAGCGCTTGCTATTCGTCCGCAGGGCGATCCGCTTAGGGAAAAAAGCGACCGCTTGACAGAGGATAATCGCAGCTTTCTCGTCGTCAACCCTGCCGCATCGCTTGATTCACCAACTGCGAATGAACGTGGAGGAGAGCTGAATATTATTATTCAAAACGCGACCAACTCTTTTATTCTCGGCTTGCTAGATGAGCAAGGGTTCGATAAGGAAGTAGAACGCTGGAAGCAGCTTGGCGGCGACCAGATTATTCAGGAGATTAATGCGGGATATGCGGGCAGATTGTAA
- a CDS encoding helix-turn-helix domain-containing protein, whose translation MMAAPPNRYFLRILLFGFLVSSVPVIIVGLFSYMKSSDTIQRNVNASKLLQLEQMQMNVEQVMRTVDHSMTYFVNSSFLKSAMLEPLNVEQFQLFNQIKQEVNHLQTFDTGIENIILLSTRENWYIDNSGLYRLSELDKKDQLLQYKELPFDSQWITEPVSNTVLLGQSSSRCTYGISLVKKLPLTASTKNGLAVSTIPSCYLNELLSFDKNSEAVLVFNDKGELLFGQNEELLPSDGLFTALYQDISESDSVLAQFDTQLEGTDYTVSYRKSDYNGWTYASITSLESLSKQSRAIGWFTVFICLALLAITLLVTWFGSQRLYRPIEQLFVSVFQLFPSKHDKPSSDGFVYIADQIRHVIREKSELESTMNNQIDSLRTLFMMELYQGKSNSRTIEERLKTLSLPAAFKGYAIMTLRIDFFEGTSYSKGDTDLLLFAVNNIVEELVDASDRLAPIVYEQSQITLLLNREHNLDTFFAQLVPLAEQIAHTVKEVLNLSVSFGFSGYHDKLKSAGTALEESMEAYKHLKRFGDSSAMFYRDLPQKLSFNTSYPVRLQTELNDAIKLGDRAKSDEALAELFEAVFKQQLSAHDFELTTARLLIDLIHLSQSLGIHEMELGDHSSLFEYLFKPHSPREVRSWFLQNIVEPIIVAVEERTNSQYKNISEEIIHMIHQQYDQELTLEAIAASMHYNANYVSSVFRKETGTSFSEYLAAHRHRIALGLLQDTNISVKEISERLQYTNPQNFIRSFRKLEGTTPGKYREQHQPG comes from the coding sequence ATGATGGCAGCCCCACCTAATCGGTATTTTTTGCGCATTTTGCTGTTCGGCTTTCTTGTTAGTTCCGTACCTGTTATTATTGTTGGACTATTTTCCTACATGAAATCCTCCGACACCATTCAACGAAATGTAAACGCATCCAAGCTGTTGCAGTTGGAGCAAATGCAAATGAATGTGGAGCAGGTCATGCGTACGGTGGACCATTCCATGACGTATTTCGTCAATTCGTCTTTTTTGAAGTCCGCCATGCTGGAACCGCTTAATGTGGAACAATTTCAATTATTTAACCAAATCAAACAAGAAGTCAACCATTTACAAACATTTGATACAGGAATAGAAAATATTATTTTATTAAGTACTCGGGAAAATTGGTATATTGACAATTCCGGCCTATATCGGCTGAGTGAATTAGACAAGAAAGACCAGCTGCTTCAATATAAGGAGCTGCCCTTCGATTCGCAATGGATTACAGAGCCCGTCAGCAATACCGTGCTGCTTGGTCAATCCTCAAGCCGTTGTACATACGGCATCAGTCTCGTGAAGAAGCTGCCGCTAACGGCTTCAACCAAAAATGGACTTGCGGTGTCAACGATACCTTCCTGCTATTTGAACGAGCTGCTTTCCTTTGACAAAAATAGCGAAGCTGTGCTCGTATTTAATGATAAAGGCGAGCTGCTGTTTGGACAAAATGAAGAACTGCTGCCATCTGATGGCCTATTCACTGCCCTTTACCAGGACATTAGCGAATCGGACTCCGTTCTTGCCCAATTCGATACGCAGCTTGAAGGGACAGACTATACGGTATCCTACCGCAAGTCTGATTATAATGGATGGACCTATGCTTCTATTACATCGCTCGAATCTTTGTCGAAGCAATCCCGTGCCATCGGTTGGTTTACTGTGTTTATTTGCCTAGCCCTGCTTGCTATTACGCTGCTTGTGACCTGGTTCGGCTCTCAACGCCTGTACAGGCCGATTGAGCAGCTGTTTGTGAGCGTCTTTCAGCTGTTCCCGTCCAAGCACGATAAGCCAAGCAGCGACGGCTTCGTCTATATTGCTGATCAAATTCGACATGTCATTCGCGAGAAAAGCGAACTTGAAAGCACAATGAACAATCAGATTGACAGCCTGCGGACGTTGTTCATGATGGAGCTGTACCAAGGAAAAAGCAACAGCCGAACGATTGAAGAGCGGCTCAAGACGCTTTCCTTGCCTGCGGCATTCAAAGGCTATGCGATTATGACGCTGCGCATTGATTTTTTTGAAGGGACGAGCTATTCGAAGGGCGATACCGATTTACTCCTGTTCGCCGTAAATAATATTGTGGAGGAATTGGTTGATGCAAGCGATAGGCTGGCACCTATCGTCTACGAACAGTCGCAAATTACACTTCTGCTGAACCGTGAGCATAACCTGGATACTTTTTTTGCCCAATTGGTTCCATTGGCAGAGCAAATTGCACACACCGTAAAGGAAGTGCTGAATTTGTCCGTCAGCTTCGGCTTTAGCGGCTACCATGACAAGCTCAAGTCAGCGGGCACTGCGCTTGAGGAAAGTATGGAGGCTTATAAGCATCTTAAGCGGTTTGGCGACTCCTCGGCGATGTTTTACCGGGATCTGCCTCAAAAGCTGAGCTTCAATACATCTTATCCCGTACGCTTGCAGACGGAGCTAAATGACGCTATCAAGCTTGGAGATCGCGCCAAAAGCGACGAAGCGCTGGCGGAGCTATTCGAAGCGGTGTTTAAGCAGCAGCTGAGCGCCCATGATTTTGAGCTGACGACTGCAAGGCTGTTGATTGATTTGATTCATCTGTCCCAGTCGCTCGGCATTCACGAGATGGAGCTTGGCGACCACTCATCCTTATTTGAATATTTGTTCAAGCCGCATTCTCCGAGAGAGGTTCGCAGCTGGTTTCTTCAAAACATCGTGGAACCGATTATTGTAGCGGTAGAGGAGCGAACCAATTCGCAGTATAAAAATATTTCTGAGGAGATCATTCATATGATTCACCAGCAATATGACCAGGAGCTTACGCTAGAGGCCATTGCGGCGAGCATGCACTACAATGCGAACTATGTCAGCAGCGTATTCCGCAAAGAAACAGGAACCTCCTTCAGCGAATATTTGGCTGCGCATCGTCACCGCATCGCGCTTGGTCTGCTACAGGATACCAATATTTCGGTCAAGGAAATTTCCGAGCGGCTGCAATACACGAATCCACAAAATTTCATTCGTTCCTTCCGCAAGCTCGAAGGAACAACTCCCGGCAAATACCGGGAGCAGCATCAGCCGGGATAG
- a CDS encoding glycoside hydrolase family 88 protein, with protein MSLSQLAEAMRERDALALEWGVAACDSLIARFPEAHDLPPANRWHYHQGVFLYGMLKVWEQNGDERYLLYIKSYADALIDPYGNLTFDRDELDAIMAGLILFTLDEQFDDPRYRLAADRLLGLFGTLNQTSEGGFWHKDKYPYQMWLDGLYMGGVFAMLYGAKYDKPELLDMALKQERLMNRRMKDTRTGLLYHAWDETRSMPWANPETGCSPEFWGRSLGWYGMALVDFLDVLPATHSGRVAIELEVAALVEALTEFQDNKSGLWYQVVNKGEREDNWLETSCTCLFLYTIAKAIKHGCISKAYSEIAIKGYEGLLRTLHSDELGLIVSGICIGTSAGDYRNYVTRPTSENDLHGVGAFVLACVELDGVLNLLPVQAQQE; from the coding sequence ATGAGTCTATCCCAATTAGCTGAAGCAATGCGTGAACGTGATGCGTTAGCGCTGGAATGGGGAGTTGCTGCTTGCGATTCCTTAATAGCGAGATTTCCAGAGGCACATGACTTGCCTCCAGCAAACCGCTGGCATTACCATCAAGGCGTATTTTTGTATGGTATGCTCAAGGTATGGGAGCAAAATGGCGACGAGCGCTATTTGCTTTATATTAAAAGTTATGCGGATGCCTTAATTGATCCATATGGGAATTTGACGTTTGATCGCGACGAGTTGGATGCAATAATGGCCGGGCTGATTTTGTTTACGCTGGATGAGCAGTTTGACGATCCGCGGTATCGCCTTGCGGCAGATCGTCTGCTCGGACTGTTCGGGACACTCAATCAGACTTCGGAGGGAGGCTTCTGGCATAAGGATAAATATCCGTATCAAATGTGGCTGGATGGCCTCTATATGGGCGGTGTATTCGCAATGCTCTATGGTGCGAAATATGACAAGCCTGAGCTGCTGGATATGGCCCTCAAGCAGGAGCGATTAATGAATCGGCGTATGAAGGATACTCGGACAGGATTGCTGTATCATGCGTGGGATGAGACGCGAAGCATGCCGTGGGCTAACCCGGAGACGGGCTGCTCACCAGAGTTTTGGGGCCGCTCACTCGGTTGGTATGGCATGGCGCTTGTTGATTTTCTCGATGTACTGCCGGCAACACATTCCGGCAGAGTAGCTATCGAGCTGGAGGTCGCGGCCCTTGTTGAAGCGCTCACCGAGTTTCAGGATAATAAAAGCGGTCTTTGGTATCAGGTTGTCAATAAAGGCGAGCGGGAGGACAATTGGCTGGAAACCTCGTGCACTTGCCTCTTTCTATACACGATAGCGAAAGCAATTAAGCATGGGTGTATTTCGAAAGCTTATTCGGAGATAGCGATAAAAGGGTATGAGGGGCTGCTCCGTACGCTGCATTCCGATGAGTTGGGATTAATTGTAAGCGGTATCTGCATCGGAACGTCAGCAGGGGATTATCGCAACTATGTGACGCGCCCAACAAGCGAAAACGATTTGCACGGTGTGGGGGCCTTCGTTCTGGCTTGTGTGGAGCTGGATGGCGTACTTAATTTGCTGCCAGTTCAAGCGCAGCAGGAATAG
- a CDS encoding carbohydrate ABC transporter permease, giving the protein MVHDKTIGGRLFDGAVYVILFLVALVTILPFLHIIAGSLTTVDELAQKRFVLFPTKISWDAYAYIFSTNTIFRSMLVSIGVTGFGTLFSMILTSLMAYGLSRRDLVGRKQIMFMIVFTMLFSGGMIPTFIVVKSLGMIDSYAALIVPTAINAFNLIILRSFFQSLPDGLEESAKIDGCNDWGILFRIVIPLSMPAIATISLFYAVTYWNTYLPAILYIDSADKWPIQVLLRQIVILASGLTADSSGFSGDFVTPPDQTIKMAVIVVATVPVLLVYPFLQKYFDKGALLGSVKG; this is encoded by the coding sequence ATGGTGCATGACAAAACGATTGGCGGCCGCTTATTTGATGGTGCTGTCTATGTAATATTATTTTTAGTTGCGTTAGTGACAATTCTTCCTTTTCTGCATATTATTGCTGGATCGCTAACGACAGTTGATGAGCTTGCACAAAAGCGATTCGTCCTATTCCCGACGAAAATTAGCTGGGATGCGTATGCCTATATTTTCTCAACGAACACCATTTTTCGCAGTATGCTAGTTTCGATTGGGGTTACTGGCTTTGGTACGCTATTCAGCATGATACTTACGTCGCTGATGGCCTATGGCTTGTCCCGACGTGATTTGGTTGGTCGCAAGCAGATCATGTTTATGATTGTGTTTACGATGCTGTTCAGTGGCGGGATGATACCGACCTTCATCGTCGTCAAGTCGCTAGGCATGATCGACAGCTATGCGGCGCTTATTGTGCCGACTGCTATTAATGCGTTTAATCTGATTATTTTGCGCAGCTTCTTTCAAAGTTTGCCGGATGGGTTGGAGGAGTCGGCTAAAATTGACGGCTGCAACGACTGGGGTATTTTATTCCGTATTGTGATCCCGCTCTCCATGCCGGCGATTGCAACGATTTCCCTCTTTTATGCCGTAACGTATTGGAACACGTATTTGCCGGCGATTTTGTACATTGACAGTGCCGATAAGTGGCCGATTCAAGTTTTATTGCGGCAAATTGTCATTCTGGCAAGCGGTTTGACGGCGGATTCTTCGGGCTTCTCGGGTGATTTCGTTACGCCTCCAGATCAGACGATTAAAATGGCCGTTATCGTAGTAGCAACGGTTCCGGTACTGCTGGTCTATCCATTTTTACAAAAGTATTTTGATAAAGGCGCATTATTGGGCTCGGTGAAGGGGTAG
- a CDS encoding sugar ABC transporter permease, whose protein sequence is MKKHDLRRRILKNKAIYLMILPGLLYFVLFKYFPMWGLVISFQEYRPYDGILGSDWVGFKHYQRLFTEPMFWTIFRNTIVLFLMNLIFFFPVPIILAILLNEVRLQAFKRFVQTIVYIPHFMSWVIIVSISFVMVTMDGGMINEGLDAMGMQKINFLLSDEWFRPMYILQVIWREAGWGTIVYLAAIAAIDPQLYEASRMDGANRFRQIWHITLPSIRSVIVILLILKIGDVLELGFEHVYLLLNAMNRNVAEIFDTYVYTAGLKQGQFSYSTAVGFFKSFVGLVLVMSANWLAKKFGEEGVY, encoded by the coding sequence ATGAAGAAGCATGATCTTCGCCGGCGTATATTGAAAAATAAAGCAATTTACCTCATGATTTTGCCGGGACTGCTGTATTTCGTCTTATTCAAATACTTCCCTATGTGGGGGCTTGTGATCTCCTTCCAGGAATACCGTCCATACGACGGTATTCTCGGAAGTGATTGGGTCGGCTTCAAGCATTATCAGCGTCTGTTTACCGAACCGATGTTTTGGACGATTTTCCGCAATACGATCGTTTTGTTTCTGATGAACTTAATTTTCTTCTTCCCCGTCCCTATTATTTTAGCGATCTTATTAAATGAAGTAAGACTGCAAGCTTTCAAGCGTTTTGTACAGACCATTGTCTACATTCCGCATTTCATGTCTTGGGTTATTATCGTTTCGATCTCCTTCGTTATGGTTACGATGGATGGCGGTATGATTAATGAAGGCCTTGATGCAATGGGCATGCAGAAAATCAACTTTCTGCTAAGTGATGAATGGTTCCGGCCGATGTACATTTTACAGGTCATCTGGCGTGAAGCTGGCTGGGGAACCATTGTGTATCTCGCAGCTATTGCTGCCATTGATCCACAGCTGTACGAGGCTTCGCGGATGGACGGTGCCAACCGTTTCCGCCAAATTTGGCATATTACATTGCCGTCGATCCGCAGCGTTATTGTAATCCTGCTCATTTTGAAAATTGGCGACGTCCTGGAGCTAGGATTTGAGCATGTGTATTTGCTGCTTAACGCGATGAACCGGAATGTGGCGGAAATCTTTGATACGTATGTGTATACAGCGGGGCTTAAACAAGGGCAGTTCAGCTATAGCACCGCGGTAGGCTTCTTCAAATCCTTCGTCGGTTTAGTACTGGTAATGTCCGCGAACTGGCTGGCCAAAAAATTCGGCGAAGAGGGCGTATATTAA
- a CDS encoding extracellular solute-binding protein: MRKKQMTSTFRVLCTTTLAGCILAGCASGTGGNEGSATSGTNQGGASTSEVKAPFKLTIMTNLHTPEVPTDEIEKMLEEKTNTDLTINWVPDGSYEEKLNSSFATGSLPQAVYMKNQTTYILFRDAIRNNQFWEIGPFIKDYPNLSKLDELVVKNTAVDGKTYAIYQERPLSRQGIIFRKDWADKLGLAAPKTTDELYNMLKQFKEGDPDGNGKADTIGLTDRSDLVYGAFKTVASYFGTPNNWGTVDGKLQPEFMFPQYKATMDFFKKLYDEGLINKDFPVTSKEDQQNLVITGKAGMYIGSMADVQSLHQKTVEINPNALYDVANRISGPSGDAGIWSIPGYGNLVLFPKSSVKSEEELKSILAFYDKLMEPELANLVKWGVPDKHYTIVEGGLVQKVEDTKMTDREQKPYEILQVGGESTIDMLRPYNKLPAKAKAEELIIENNSMLINDPTAALDSKTFGEKGVELQQIINDATYRYILGNLDAAGFDGEIERWKKAGGESIIAEYNDSLAKSQ; this comes from the coding sequence ATGAGAAAGAAACAAATGACATCTACATTTCGCGTTTTGTGCACAACGACATTAGCAGGCTGTATTTTGGCAGGTTGTGCATCAGGTACAGGAGGGAATGAGGGAAGCGCAACATCGGGAACTAATCAAGGAGGCGCATCTACTAGTGAAGTGAAAGCTCCTTTCAAACTGACAATAATGACAAACCTGCATACCCCTGAAGTTCCTACAGATGAAATTGAAAAAATGCTTGAGGAAAAAACGAACACAGATTTGACGATTAACTGGGTACCGGATGGCAGCTATGAAGAAAAGCTGAACTCGTCATTTGCAACGGGCTCCTTGCCTCAGGCTGTATATATGAAAAATCAAACCACCTACATTTTATTCCGCGATGCGATTCGTAATAACCAATTTTGGGAAATTGGTCCTTTCATTAAGGACTATCCAAACTTAAGCAAGCTTGATGAGCTGGTTGTGAAAAATACAGCAGTAGACGGCAAAACGTATGCCATCTATCAAGAGCGTCCGCTATCGCGTCAAGGTATTATTTTCCGCAAGGACTGGGCGGATAAGCTAGGTCTCGCAGCACCAAAAACGACGGATGAGCTCTACAATATGCTGAAGCAGTTTAAGGAAGGCGACCCGGATGGCAATGGCAAGGCAGATACGATTGGTCTGACTGACCGTAGTGATTTGGTATATGGCGCGTTCAAGACGGTTGCCTCGTATTTTGGAACACCAAACAACTGGGGTACAGTAGACGGTAAGCTGCAGCCCGAATTTATGTTCCCGCAGTATAAAGCAACGATGGATTTCTTCAAGAAGCTGTATGACGAAGGTCTAATCAATAAAGACTTCCCAGTTACGAGCAAGGAAGATCAGCAAAATCTGGTCATTACAGGAAAAGCGGGCATGTACATTGGTTCAATGGCGGATGTGCAAAGCTTGCACCAGAAAACCGTGGAAATTAATCCAAACGCCCTTTACGATGTAGCGAATCGCATTAGCGGACCGAGCGGGGATGCGGGTATTTGGTCTATTCCAGGCTACGGAAACTTAGTATTGTTCCCGAAATCATCCGTTAAATCGGAAGAAGAGCTGAAGAGCATTTTAGCATTCTATGACAAGCTGATGGAGCCGGAGCTTGCTAATCTCGTGAAATGGGGAGTTCCAGACAAGCATTACACGATCGTAGAAGGCGGCTTAGTGCAAAAAGTTGAAGATACGAAGATGACAGACCGTGAGCAGAAGCCTTACGAAATTTTGCAGGTCGGTGGCGAAAGCACGATTGATATGCTGCGTCCTTACAACAAGCTTCCAGCTAAAGCAAAAGCAGAGGAGCTCATTATCGAAAACAACAGCATGCTGATTAACGATCCAACAGCGGCGCTTGATTCCAAAACATTTGGCGAGAAGGGCGTAGAGCTTCAGCAAATTATTAACGATGCTACTTACCGCTATATTCTGGGCAATCTGGATGCCGCAGGATTTGATGGCGAAATCGAGCGTTGGAAAAAAGCTGGCGGCGAGAGCATTATCGCTGAATACAATGATTCTCTAGCTAAATCACAATAG